In one window of Balaenoptera musculus isolate JJ_BM4_2016_0621 chromosome 10, mBalMus1.pri.v3, whole genome shotgun sequence DNA:
- the LOC118902143 gene encoding coiled-coil-helix-coiled-coil-helix domain-containing protein 2-like, with amino-acid sequence MPRGSRSRTSRVAPPASRAPLMRTAPRPAPAAQPPAVAPPSAVGSPAAAPRQPGLMAQMATTAAGVAVGSAVSHPLGHAITGGFSGGSNAEPSRPDITYQEPQGTQLAQQQQNGPCSFEVKQFLECAQNQGDLKLCEGFSEVLKQCRLANGLA; translated from the coding sequence ATGCCTCGTGGAAGCCGAAGCCGCACTTCCCGCGTAGCCCCTCCGGCCAGCCGGGCACCTCTGATGAGAACTGCGCCCAGGCCAGCGCCCGCAGCTCAGCCACCAGCAGTGGCTCCACCATCTGCTGTTGGCTCCCCTGCTGCTGCTCCCCGGCAGCCAGGTCTGATGGCCCAGATGGCAACCACTGCAGCCGGCGTGGCTGTGGGTTCTGCCGTCAGCCACCCTCTGGGTCATGCCATCACTGGTggcttcagtggaggaagtaatgCTGAGCCCTCAAGGCCTGACATCACTTACCAGGAGCCTCAGGGAACCCAGCTGGCACAGCAGCAGCAGAATGGCCCATGCTCTTTTGAGGTGAAACAGTTTTTGGAGTGTGCCCAGAACCAGGGTGACCTTAAGCTTTGTGAAGGTTTCAGTGAGGTGCTGAAACAGTGCAGATTGGCGAACGGGTTAGCTTAA